A single genomic interval of Asinibacterium sp. OR53 harbors:
- the fabF gene encoding beta-ketoacyl-ACP synthase II, with amino-acid sequence MQLKRVVVTGIGTLTPVGNNLNDYWNGLINGVSGAANITLFDASKFKTRFACEIKGFDPTQFMDRKEARKLDRFAQLALVASDMAVADAGISKENVDPDRVGVIFASGIGGLTTFQEEVIGFAKGDGTPRFNPFFIPKMILDIAAGQISMRHGFRGPNFAVVSACASSTNGIISAVDNIRLGKADIVLAGGSEAVISEAGVGGFNAMKAMSERNDDPATASRPYDKDRDGFVMGEAAGVLVLEEYEHAVKRGAHIYCEIAGGGATADAYHLTAPHPEGLGARNVMIAALKDAGMQAHEIDYINTHGTSTPLGDGAEVKAIREVFGDHAYELNISSTKSMTGHCLGAAGVIEAIACIQSVVHDMIPPTINHFTDDPDLDPRLNFTFNKAQKRVVNVALSNTFGFGGHNACVIVKKFVA; translated from the coding sequence ATGCAATTAAAACGAGTAGTTGTTACGGGAATCGGTACATTAACGCCGGTAGGCAATAATCTCAACGATTATTGGAACGGATTGATCAATGGAGTATCCGGCGCAGCTAACATTACTTTGTTTGATGCATCTAAGTTCAAAACCCGTTTTGCCTGTGAGATCAAGGGCTTTGATCCTACCCAGTTCATGGACAGGAAAGAAGCGCGCAAGCTGGACCGCTTTGCCCAATTGGCATTGGTGGCCAGTGATATGGCTGTTGCAGATGCCGGTATCAGTAAAGAGAATGTAGACCCCGACAGGGTGGGTGTGATTTTTGCCAGTGGCATTGGCGGTCTCACCACTTTCCAGGAGGAAGTGATAGGCTTTGCAAAAGGCGATGGAACACCCCGTTTCAACCCTTTCTTCATTCCTAAAATGATATTGGATATTGCCGCAGGCCAGATTTCCATGCGCCATGGATTCCGTGGTCCCAATTTCGCTGTGGTAAGTGCCTGTGCATCAAGCACCAATGGCATTATTTCGGCGGTGGATAACATACGCCTGGGCAAGGCTGATATCGTACTCGCCGGTGGATCGGAAGCAGTGATCAGCGAAGCCGGTGTAGGCGGTTTCAATGCTATGAAAGCCATGAGCGAACGCAACGACGATCCCGCCACAGCCAGCCGTCCTTACGACAAAGACCGTGACGGTTTTGTAATGGGAGAAGCTGCCGGCGTACTGGTACTGGAAGAATATGAGCATGCGGTAAAACGCGGCGCGCATATCTATTGCGAAATAGCAGGTGGCGGCGCTACTGCCGATGCTTACCACCTCACAGCCCCACATCCGGAAGGACTGGGCGCAAGGAATGTGATGATTGCTGCCTTGAAAGATGCAGGCATGCAAGCCCATGAGATCGACTACATCAATACACATGGAACCTCTACACCACTGGGTGATGGCGCAGAAGTGAAAGCCATCCGGGAAGTTTTCGGAGACCATGCTTATGAACTCAATATCAGTTCTACCAAATCCATGACCGGGCACTGCCTGGGCGCTGCGGGCGTTATCGAAGCCATTGCCTGCATACAAAGCGTGGTACACGATATGATACCTCCTACCATCAACCACTTTACCGATGATCCGGACCTGGATCCGAGGCTGAATTTTACATTCAACAAAGCGCAAAAGCGCGTAGTGAATGTGGCATTGAGCAATACTTTCGGATTTGGCGGACATAATGCCTGCGTGATTGTGAAAAAATTCGTAGCTTAA
- the rnc gene encoding ribonuclease III codes for MQFFKALFGKSGDASFEKQLRNVLGMKPGNLLLYRTALSHRSVKETPDENNERLEYLGDAVLSAIVADYLFKRYPYKGEGFLTEMRSKMVNRQQLNDIALKMGLRKLTFYNKFDSSLKGSQIFGNTLEALVGAVYLDKGYDRTHHWVLKHIVIAHMFVDDLEQVDINLKNKLIGWASKNSRTLSFDLADEKMEGNRRLFTMNVVLDGEILAQGKGYNKKDASQAAAQVALEKLGLS; via the coding sequence GTGCAATTTTTCAAAGCATTATTTGGCAAATCGGGCGATGCTTCTTTTGAAAAACAACTGAGAAATGTTTTGGGGATGAAGCCGGGCAATCTGTTGCTGTATAGAACAGCGCTGAGCCATCGTTCGGTAAAAGAAACGCCCGATGAAAACAACGAAAGGCTTGAATACCTCGGCGATGCCGTATTGAGCGCGATAGTGGCCGATTACCTCTTCAAGCGTTATCCTTACAAAGGCGAAGGCTTTCTCACCGAGATGCGCAGCAAAATGGTGAACCGCCAGCAACTGAACGATATCGCCCTCAAAATGGGATTGCGCAAACTCACTTTTTACAATAAGTTCGACAGCTCGCTCAAAGGCAGCCAGATATTTGGCAATACGCTGGAAGCATTGGTAGGCGCGGTTTACCTCGACAAAGGGTATGACCGGACCCACCACTGGGTACTCAAGCACATTGTCATCGCCCACATGTTTGTAGACGACCTGGAACAGGTAGACATCAACCTCAAAAACAAACTCATCGGCTGGGCCAGTAAAAACAGCCGAACCCTTTCTTTCGACCTCGCCGATGAAAAAATGGAAGGCAACCGGCGCCTGTTCACCATGAACGTAGTGCTCGATGGTGAAATACTGGCACAGGGAAAAGGATATAATAAAAAAGATGCAAGTCAGGCTGCCGCGCAAGTAGCATTGGAAAAGTTGGGACTTTCCTAA
- the mce gene encoding methylmalonyl-CoA epimerase: MLKIEHIGLAVKQFGTAIPLFEQLLNTPCYKVENVASEQVNTAFFQKGETKIELLESTSPDGIIARFIEKKGEGMHHIAFEVADIEAEMKRLSDAGFTLLNPVPKKGADNKLVCFVHPKDTNGVLIELCQETSS; this comes from the coding sequence ATGCTTAAAATAGAACATATTGGCCTGGCAGTGAAGCAGTTCGGCACAGCAATTCCCCTTTTCGAGCAGTTGCTCAATACCCCCTGTTATAAGGTGGAAAATGTTGCATCGGAACAGGTGAACACCGCTTTTTTTCAAAAAGGCGAAACCAAGATTGAATTGTTGGAAAGCACCAGTCCGGATGGCATTATTGCCCGTTTCATAGAAAAAAAAGGAGAGGGCATGCACCATATCGCTTTTGAAGTGGCTGATATTGAGGCTGAAATGAAACGGTTGTCTGATGCAGGCTTTACCCTGCTGAATCCCGTTCCAAAAAAAGGTGCGGACAATAAATTAGTTTGTTTTGTGCATCCAAAAGATACGAATGGAGTGTTAATTGAACTCTGCCAGGAAACGTCTTCCTGA
- a CDS encoding IscS subfamily cysteine desulfurase: MLKLPIYLDNNATTPMDPRVLEAMMPFFTDHFGNAASRNHPFGWEAEEAVDYAREQVAKLIGADPKEIIFTSGATEGDNLGIKGVFEMYASKGNHVITCTTEHKAVLDTCKHIERSGGEVTYLNVNAEGLIDLKELEAAIKPTTILIAIMYANNEIGVIQPVKEISAIARRHGVLFFSDGTQAVGKIPVDVNKDGIDIMAFSAHKMYGPKGVGALYVRRKNPRVKVTAQMDGGGHERGMRSGTLNVPGIVGFGKACELARLEMAEESVRLAALRDKLEKALMALEEAYVNGSREHRLPHVANISFKYVEGEGLMMGFNKSIALSSGSACTSASLEPSYVLKALGLGDDLAHSSLRFGLGRFTTEEQIDYTIKAVSETVLKLREMSPLWEMFKEGVDMDKIEWAHH, translated from the coding sequence ATGTTAAAGCTACCGATTTACCTGGATAACAATGCCACCACTCCCATGGACCCGCGCGTGCTGGAAGCCATGATGCCTTTTTTTACCGATCATTTCGGCAATGCCGCCAGCCGCAACCACCCTTTCGGATGGGAAGCGGAAGAGGCTGTTGATTATGCCCGCGAACAGGTAGCCAAACTAATCGGCGCCGACCCCAAAGAAATCATTTTTACATCAGGCGCTACGGAAGGAGATAACCTGGGTATCAAAGGGGTGTTTGAAATGTATGCGAGCAAGGGTAACCATGTGATCACTTGTACTACCGAACACAAAGCGGTACTGGATACCTGTAAACATATTGAACGTTCAGGAGGCGAAGTGACTTACCTGAATGTGAATGCAGAAGGTTTGATAGATCTGAAAGAACTCGAAGCAGCCATCAAACCTACTACCATCCTCATTGCTATCATGTATGCCAATAATGAGATTGGTGTGATACAACCGGTAAAAGAGATCAGCGCTATAGCCCGCAGGCATGGTGTTTTGTTTTTCAGCGACGGAACACAAGCCGTTGGAAAAATTCCGGTTGATGTGAATAAAGACGGCATTGACATCATGGCTTTCTCTGCACATAAAATGTATGGTCCCAAAGGTGTAGGCGCTTTGTATGTACGCCGTAAAAACCCGCGTGTGAAAGTAACCGCACAGATGGACGGCGGCGGACACGAGCGTGGCATGCGCAGTGGTACACTCAATGTTCCCGGCATCGTTGGTTTTGGTAAAGCATGCGAACTGGCCCGCCTGGAAATGGCCGAGGAATCGGTACGACTGGCAGCGCTTCGCGATAAACTGGAAAAAGCATTGATGGCGCTGGAAGAAGCTTATGTGAACGGAAGCCGCGAGCACCGCTTACCCCATGTGGCGAATATCTCTTTCAAATATGTGGAAGGAGAAGGGCTGATGATGGGCTTCAATAAAAGCATCGCGCTTTCATCCGGTTCGGCCTGTACTTCGGCTTCACTGGAACCCAGCTATGTGCTGAAAGCATTAGGGTTGGGCGATGACCTTGCACACAGTTCTCTGCGTTTCGGATTGGGGCGCTTCACTACTGAAGAGCAAATTGATTATACCATCAAGGCGGTGAGTGAGACGGTGCTCAAATTGCGCGAGATGAGTCCGCTCTGGGAAATGTTCAAAGAAGGAGTGGATATGGATAAAATAGAATGGGCACATCATTAA
- the iscU gene encoding Fe-S cluster assembly scaffold IscU → MAYSEKVIDHYSNPKNVGTLDKAKKNVGTGLVGAPECGDVMRLQIEVDEAGMITDAKFKTFGCGSAIASSSLATEWLKGKSVDQAVQIDNMDLVEELNLPPVKIHCSVLAEDAIKAAVNDYRKKNGLEELVFEEKIH, encoded by the coding sequence ATGGCATATTCAGAAAAAGTAATCGATCACTACAGCAATCCTAAGAACGTAGGCACTTTAGACAAAGCTAAAAAGAACGTAGGTACCGGACTCGTTGGAGCTCCCGAGTGCGGAGACGTGATGCGTTTACAGATTGAAGTGGATGAAGCCGGTATGATCACCGACGCCAAATTCAAAACATTTGGTTGCGGCTCTGCTATCGCATCTTCTTCACTGGCCACCGAATGGCTGAAAGGCAAATCAGTTGACCAGGCTGTGCAGATAGATAACATGGACCTCGTAGAAGAACTGAACCTGCCACCGGTAAAGATCCACTGTTCTGTACTGGCAGAAGACGCCATCAAAGCGGCAGTGAACGATTACCGCAAGAAAAATGGATTGGAAGAATTGGTGTTTGAAGAAAAGATCCATTGA
- a CDS encoding iron-sulfur cluster assembly accessory protein — translation MVATDNGIYVTEKAKQKVLQLMQEAGVEGNADYFLRVGVVGGGCSGLSYKLDFDNEVKPGDQVFEDNGVKIVTDLKSFLYLVNTELDFSDGLNGKGFFFNNPNASRSCACGESFAV, via the coding sequence ATGGTAGCAACAGATAATGGCATATACGTAACAGAGAAAGCGAAGCAGAAAGTGCTGCAGCTGATGCAGGAAGCAGGTGTGGAAGGAAATGCTGATTATTTCCTGCGTGTAGGTGTGGTAGGAGGTGGGTGCTCCGGGTTGAGCTACAAGCTGGATTTCGACAACGAGGTTAAACCCGGCGACCAGGTTTTTGAAGACAATGGCGTGAAGATCGTTACCGATCTCAAAAGCTTTTTATACCTCGTGAATACAGAACTAGATTTTTCCGACGGACTGAACGGAAAAGGCTTCTTCTTCAACAACCCGAATGCCAGCCGCAGTTGCGCGTGTGGAGAGAGTTTTGCGGTATAA
- a CDS encoding response regulator transcription factor — MSNIITIAIVDDHSLFRNGLSMLIGLMPNYQVVMQAENGKDFIEQVGAGKAPDLVLLDIAMPEMDGYATAQWIVENYPETRILALSTMDSDTAIIKMIKAGAKGYILKDADTDELKLAFSELIAKGFFYNDLVSKKIVSSIHLFADRDSHASQLFKLTPRETEFLQLACSEKSYAAIASEMFVSERTVDGYREALFKKLNVTTRVGLVMYAIKNGMVLL; from the coding sequence ATGAGTAACATTATTACGATAGCGATTGTAGACGATCACAGCCTTTTCAGGAATGGTCTGTCCATGCTCATCGGGCTGATGCCCAATTACCAGGTGGTCATGCAGGCTGAAAATGGAAAGGACTTCATTGAACAAGTAGGGGCAGGCAAGGCGCCGGACCTGGTGCTACTGGATATTGCAATGCCCGAAATGGATGGCTATGCAACAGCACAGTGGATCGTTGAAAATTACCCGGAGACAAGGATTCTGGCCTTGAGTACCATGGACTCTGATACTGCAATTATCAAGATGATCAAAGCCGGTGCCAAAGGCTATATTCTTAAAGACGCCGATACTGATGAACTTAAACTAGCTTTCTCAGAGCTGATCGCCAAGGGCTTCTTTTACAATGATCTGGTGTCTAAGAAAATCGTAAGCTCCATACATCTGTTTGCCGACAGGGACAGTCATGCCAGCCAGTTGTTTAAACTAACACCCAGGGAAACAGAATTCCTGCAGCTGGCCTGCAGTGAAAAAAGCTATGCAGCCATTGCATCTGAAATGTTTGTAAGTGAGCGAACTGTGGATGGCTATAGAGAAGCTTTATTCAAAAAGTTAAACGTAACTACTCGGGTCGGCCTGGTCATGTATGCAATAAAAAACGGTATGGTGCTATTGTGA
- a CDS encoding sensor histidine kinase, whose translation MPDPLNEIPLVIITVMAMFILLIAVGAFLIVRYQKKKFQYQQSIFEIQKEHEAAILQSQLEIQEQTFEAISQEIHDNVGQILSLAKVQLNIAESSLSDPKGVLAMAKESIGRAMTDLRDIAKSLSSDRVSQMDLVQAIRQETERINKTRFLVCTLEVTGETPVLGAARRLVVFRTVQEILNNILKHSGASQAIIAILFDQQQLQIQITDNGKGFDAVNNTRNGLGLQNITKRTVMIGGEAIIGSAIGKGTTIQLNIPYE comes from the coding sequence ATGCCAGATCCGCTTAATGAAATACCGTTAGTCATCATCACCGTAATGGCGATGTTCATACTGCTGATTGCTGTCGGCGCATTTCTGATAGTCAGGTACCAGAAGAAAAAATTCCAGTACCAACAAAGTATTTTTGAAATCCAGAAAGAACACGAGGCTGCCATTTTGCAGTCGCAACTGGAAATACAGGAGCAGACCTTTGAAGCCATCAGTCAGGAAATTCATGATAATGTGGGTCAGATATTAAGTCTGGCCAAGGTGCAGCTTAATATTGCGGAGTCCAGTCTAAGTGACCCCAAGGGTGTCCTTGCTATGGCGAAGGAAAGTATCGGGCGGGCCATGACGGATTTACGCGATATCGCCAAAAGTCTGAGTAGTGACCGGGTTAGCCAGATGGACCTGGTCCAGGCGATCAGGCAGGAAACGGAGCGTATTAACAAAACAAGATTTTTGGTTTGTACATTAGAAGTAACAGGCGAAACGCCGGTATTGGGAGCCGCCAGGCGGCTGGTCGTCTTCCGGACAGTGCAGGAAATACTGAATAATATATTAAAGCATTCGGGGGCAAGCCAGGCAATCATTGCGATTCTTTTTGATCAACAGCAACTTCAGATTCAGATCACCGATAATGGTAAAGGTTTTGATGCCGTTAACAATACCCGGAATGGCCTTGGCCTGCAAAACATTACTAAAAGGACAGTCATGATCGGAGGTGAAGCGATCATTGGTTCCGCCATAGGCAAGGGTACCACTATACAACTTAACATTCCTTATGAGTAA
- a CDS encoding response regulator transcription factor yields MESFTQQTEIICKNGVMLNGCSLTPKESEVLALLSEGALNKEIASFLGISLETVKKHNANIFRKINVRNRAEAVGYVRYKKTESANSPLVE; encoded by the coding sequence ATGGAATCGTTTACGCAACAAACTGAAATAATATGTAAAAATGGTGTTATGCTGAACGGGTGTTCATTAACCCCTAAAGAATCAGAGGTATTGGCATTGCTTTCGGAAGGTGCATTAAATAAGGAGATCGCTTCCTTTCTGGGAATTTCTCTTGAAACAGTAAAAAAACATAATGCCAATATTTTCAGAAAAATAAATGTACGTAACAGAGCAGAGGCTGTTGGTTATGTTCGTTATAAAAAAACAGAATCTGCAAATAGCCCGTTGGTGGAATGA
- a CDS encoding helix-turn-helix transcriptional regulator — MVHLNKLTHREQEIIQILIRGKLDKEIADELDISLDTVKKHNKSIYKKLNVRNRSEVIALINTLDVNDFFFERA; from the coding sequence ATGGTGCACCTGAACAAACTAACCCACAGGGAGCAGGAGATCATTCAGATACTCATAAGGGGTAAGCTGGATAAGGAAATAGCAGATGAACTGGATATCTCCCTCGATACGGTAAAGAAACACAACAAAAGCATTTACAAAAAGCTCAACGTCAGAAACCGCTCCGAAGTGATCGCATTGATCAACACACTCGATGTGAACGATTTTTTTTTCGAGCGAGCGTAA
- a CDS encoding outer membrane beta-barrel protein has translation MKHFQRLLFLLILLASTMQAALAQQGRRMDSSQTRWRLGVVNGSSFNWFTDEQPHSGFAIAYNAHFLVDYFIGKRWFIRATAGYTGYGGQLTTFKDDTRYGFDPMFTFKNVKQSQYIIHSIDSWLSLNYEIPSAQQWKCNLGVGVGMANNVGEYEQYTKTGEFVQGIYGSVFGNQYTDLFEPNWYHANATAEILLPSKKINWLIQGSYIVGLTGVRKSYSYIEYPGVTGSIRTDAFQLKLGISKRLKHKK, from the coding sequence ATGAAACATTTTCAACGACTCCTTTTTCTTCTGATATTACTGGCAAGCACCATGCAGGCAGCACTGGCGCAGCAGGGCAGAAGAATGGACTCTTCTCAAACGAGGTGGCGATTGGGAGTTGTAAATGGATCGTCTTTCAACTGGTTTACAGATGAACAACCCCATTCCGGTTTTGCCATTGCCTACAACGCCCATTTCCTGGTGGATTATTTTATCGGGAAGCGCTGGTTTATACGGGCAACGGCCGGTTACACCGGTTATGGCGGACAACTGACCACTTTTAAAGATGATACCCGTTACGGCTTTGATCCGATGTTTACTTTCAAGAACGTAAAACAAAGCCAGTATATCATCCACAGTATTGATAGCTGGCTAAGCCTCAATTATGAGATCCCATCTGCACAGCAGTGGAAATGCAACCTGGGCGTTGGCGTAGGGATGGCCAACAATGTTGGTGAATACGAACAATACACCAAAACCGGCGAATTCGTTCAGGGTATCTATGGTTCCGTATTCGGTAACCAGTATACCGACCTGTTCGAACCCAACTGGTACCATGCCAATGCCACTGCTGAAATCCTGCTTCCGTCGAAAAAAATCAACTGGCTGATCCAGGGATCCTATATCGTAGGATTGACAGGCGTAAGGAAAAGTTATTCCTATATCGAGTACCCGGGAGTAACGGGCAGCATCCGCACCGATGCTTTCCAGCTCAAACTAGGTATATCGAAACGCCTTAAACACAAAAAATAA
- a CDS encoding carboxypeptidase-like regulatory domain-containing protein, giving the protein MKKDFIYSLPRITGLMLIACMLFAVGCKKDTFNEKDALQSQKDLLAYKYGLETQLEQLRQQGASALAQLQYNFAVQQDAAKQRLADSLSRLYQRYLDSLTKANSRYTDSVSRVNANKRNISVTVTDVVTNQPVAGATVTIPTLVGSVLQVSTDANGIAVFPANGNINVPNPASAIVTKTGYASGSLSYGILGSGSVIGTATIQIWNQSNARNTIKGTVSIQTNFINPTPEFASGKLINVYSWVNVNGNTQRFDWSSLTDANGNYAISVPDLPNGGVFSYSMSKFDSTATLAINGFLPGIDSIPSVQKVPATFYLGSQLGLSSLPRGVNGTFVPPVVARYHAVTPLDSNGRAYYFKGLSFNAVGPTPTNPSNGIFVAPNFSVSNARSVDANGNFSAFIGAKFAGTSNSNTDSLQATFVDILGNSDNYWNRTPSLYFFVSSGPNKSFTIQPNGPAGPNTQQNTTSQSFSATTNYFLITKRTGGQAATNYYDPAGWGIVNLFPSGNINTIVNNTALKQFSSVNSFSYSPNGSITTISVMGGQTVIQDLTFGTGQLNQVVR; this is encoded by the coding sequence ATGAAAAAAGACTTCATTTACTCGTTGCCCCGCATCACGGGCCTCATGCTCATTGCATGTATGCTCTTTGCAGTGGGCTGTAAGAAAGACACTTTCAACGAAAAAGACGCTCTGCAGTCGCAGAAAGACCTGCTGGCCTATAAGTACGGGCTGGAAACGCAACTGGAACAATTGAGACAGCAAGGCGCTTCAGCGTTGGCACAGTTGCAATATAATTTTGCCGTACAACAGGATGCAGCGAAGCAGCGTTTGGCCGACAGCCTCAGCAGGTTATATCAAAGGTACCTCGACAGTCTTACTAAAGCGAACAGCCGATATACCGACAGTGTAAGCAGGGTCAATGCCAACAAGCGCAACATATCGGTTACAGTTACCGATGTGGTTACCAACCAGCCCGTTGCAGGTGCAACCGTAACCATTCCAACCCTGGTAGGGTCTGTATTACAGGTGAGCACTGATGCTAATGGTATTGCCGTTTTCCCCGCCAACGGAAATATCAATGTTCCCAACCCCGCCTCAGCCATTGTTACAAAAACAGGTTATGCCAGTGGCTCTCTCTCTTACGGCATATTGGGATCGGGTTCTGTAATCGGTACAGCTACTATCCAAATATGGAACCAATCCAATGCCCGTAATACTATTAAGGGAACGGTATCTATCCAGACAAATTTCATTAATCCAACCCCTGAATTTGCATCTGGTAAGCTGATCAATGTCTACTCATGGGTTAATGTCAATGGAAATACACAGCGATTCGACTGGTCATCATTAACCGATGCCAATGGTAATTACGCCATCAGTGTACCTGATTTGCCCAACGGCGGGGTTTTCAGCTATTCTATGAGCAAATTCGATAGTACGGCAACCCTGGCGATCAATGGATTTTTACCCGGAATAGACAGTATACCTTCTGTACAAAAAGTACCGGCCACTTTCTATTTGGGATCTCAATTGGGACTTAGCTCATTGCCCAGAGGGGTTAATGGAACTTTTGTTCCTCCTGTTGTTGCGCGTTATCATGCGGTTACTCCCTTAGATAGTAATGGTAGGGCTTATTATTTTAAAGGACTTTCCTTTAATGCGGTAGGCCCAACTCCTACTAACCCATCAAATGGTATTTTTGTTGCTCCCAATTTTAGTGTTTCCAATGCAAGATCCGTAGATGCAAATGGCAATTTCAGTGCTTTTATTGGTGCTAAATTTGCAGGAACCAGCAATTCCAATACAGACAGTTTGCAAGCCACGTTTGTAGATATTTTGGGGAATAGCGATAATTATTGGAATAGGACTCCGTCACTTTATTTCTTTGTTTCAAGTGGCCCCAACAAGAGTTTTACCATCCAACCCAATGGGCCAGCTGGGCCAAACACGCAGCAAAATACTACTTCTCAGTCTTTCTCTGCAACAACCAATTATTTTTTGATTACTAAACGGACTGGCGGACAAGCTGCTACCAATTATTATGATCCTGCCGGATGGGGTATTGTAAACTTATTTCCTTCAGGGAATATTAATACTATAGTGAATAATACCGCGCTGAAACAGTTTAGTTCTGTTAATTCATTTAGCTATAGTCCTAATGGTTCCATTACTACCATTTCGGTTATGGGAGGACAAACTGTTATTCAAGACCTGACTTTTGGTACTGGGCAACTGAACCAGGTTGTTCGTTAA
- the gldF gene encoding gliding motility-associated ABC transporter permease subunit GldF, which produces MWMICKKEWQQFFSSLTGYIALAVFLLINGLLLFVFPDSNILDFGYASLGSFFSLAPWVLLFLVPTVTMRSLADEYKQGTFELLSTLPLKPSQIVWGKFFGALLIVVCALVPTIIYALSVQQLSITGGIDIGATTGSYIGLIFLGAVFTAVGICASSFTQNTVVAFIAGAFVCFLLYNGFDAISKLPVFNAGADYYIEMLGINFHYRSISRGVIDLRDLVYFISIIVFFLFITQRNLVRR; this is translated from the coding sequence ATGTGGATGATCTGCAAAAAAGAATGGCAGCAGTTTTTCAGCAGTCTTACGGGATATATTGCACTGGCAGTGTTCCTCCTGATCAATGGGTTGTTGCTCTTTGTTTTTCCCGATAGCAATATCCTGGACTTTGGCTATGCTTCGTTGGGCAGTTTCTTCAGTCTGGCGCCCTGGGTGCTTCTATTTCTGGTGCCTACAGTTACCATGCGCAGCCTGGCCGATGAATACAAGCAGGGTACATTTGAACTCCTCAGCACCCTTCCATTGAAACCTTCACAGATTGTATGGGGCAAATTTTTTGGTGCATTGCTGATTGTGGTCTGCGCGTTGGTGCCCACCATCATCTATGCATTATCTGTGCAGCAATTGAGCATCACCGGAGGAATAGATATCGGTGCAACAACCGGTAGTTATATCGGATTGATTTTTCTTGGTGCCGTATTTACAGCGGTAGGAATATGCGCCAGCAGCTTTACGCAAAATACGGTAGTGGCATTCATCGCAGGTGCCTTTGTTTGTTTCCTGTTGTACAATGGTTTCGACGCCATCAGCAAATTACCTGTATTCAATGCGGGCGCTGATTATTACATTGAAATGCTGGGCATCAATTTTCATTACCGGAGCATCAGCAGGGGCGTGATAGACCTGCGTGACCTGGTGTATTTCATCAGCATCATTGTTTTTTTCCTTTTCATCACCCAAAGAAACCTCGTGAGGCGTTAA